In a single window of the Amycolatopsis sp. cg5 genome:
- a CDS encoding phenylacetate--CoA ligase family protein, whose translation MLGSPYWNPKTETLARAELDSLRLAKLRILCRRALSSAHYRRTFAEAGFEPDQLRGLDDLRRIPLLTRAEWMRGQEANPPFGDLPVITPEASIRVHTTSGTSGSTPLRALDTRQDWAWVAEMWAYGLWGAGVRAHDTAYIAFGYGSFIGFWGLHDAAQRIGALVVPGGAQTTGSRLRQIIDFGATVVASTPTYALRLAEEAVSLGIDLPASPVRKLILSGEPAGSIPETRALIERAWGAAVHDTAGMTEVGTITTFECAHHPGGMHLIEDQVIEEVLDPLTLEPVPYGVVGERVVTSFGRAGTPLLRYRTADLVERVPHDVCRCGRGFDLYRGGILGRADDMKLIRGTNVYPRAVEQIVRQFPEITEFQVLFERSGIRDEVVVRVESGTGVPADLGRRLSEAHEGLKFRLELASPGSLPRFELKARRFVDTRTTPLGASR comes from the coding sequence ATGCTCGGCTCACCCTATTGGAATCCGAAAACCGAAACGCTCGCCCGTGCGGAACTCGATTCGCTGCGGCTGGCCAAGCTGCGCATACTCTGCCGTCGCGCGCTGTCGAGCGCGCATTACCGCCGCACATTCGCCGAAGCGGGCTTCGAGCCGGACCAGCTGCGCGGACTCGACGACCTGCGCCGCATCCCGTTGCTCACCAGGGCCGAATGGATGCGCGGCCAGGAGGCGAACCCGCCGTTCGGCGACCTCCCGGTCATCACACCGGAAGCCTCGATCCGGGTCCACACCACGTCGGGCACCTCGGGCAGCACCCCGCTGCGCGCGCTCGACACCCGCCAGGATTGGGCCTGGGTGGCGGAAATGTGGGCGTACGGGCTCTGGGGCGCGGGCGTCCGCGCGCACGACACGGCGTATATCGCCTTCGGCTACGGCTCGTTCATCGGCTTCTGGGGACTGCATGACGCGGCCCAGCGCATCGGCGCGCTCGTGGTGCCGGGCGGCGCGCAGACCACCGGTTCCCGTCTGCGGCAGATCATCGACTTCGGCGCGACCGTCGTCGCGTCCACTCCGACATATGCGTTGCGCCTGGCCGAAGAGGCGGTCTCACTCGGCATCGACCTGCCCGCTTCACCGGTGCGCAAGCTGATCCTGTCCGGCGAGCCCGCGGGCTCGATACCCGAGACCCGCGCGCTCATCGAGCGGGCATGGGGCGCCGCCGTGCACGACACCGCGGGCATGACCGAGGTCGGCACGATCACGACGTTCGAGTGCGCGCACCACCCCGGCGGCATGCACCTCATCGAAGACCAGGTGATCGAGGAGGTACTCGACCCGCTGACACTGGAGCCGGTCCCGTACGGCGTCGTCGGCGAACGCGTCGTCACCTCGTTCGGCAGGGCGGGCACCCCGCTGCTGCGCTACCGCACGGCGGACCTGGTCGAGCGCGTACCCCACGACGTTTGCCGCTGTGGCAGGGGTTTCGACCTCTACCGCGGCGGCATCCTCGGCCGCGCCGACGACATGAAACTCATCCGCGGCACCAACGTCTACCCGCGCGCGGTCGAGCAGATCGTCCGCCAGTTCCCGGAAATCACGGAGTTCCAGGTCCTTTTCGAGCGCTCGGGCATCCGCGACGAGGTCGTGGTGCGCGTCGAGTCCGGCACCGGTGTTCCCGCGGACCTGGGCAGACGACTCTCGGAAGCCCACGAAGGCCTGAAGTTCCGCCTCGAACTCGCCTCGCCCGGGTCCCTACCGCGCTTCGAGCTCAAGGCCCGGCGTTTCGTCGACACCCGAACCACACCGCTGGGAGCGAGCCGATGA
- a CDS encoding UbiA family prenyltransferase: protein MGRAVKILLQIGSIRFTAYYWVTFLLGLGVVGELSVRAAALAFPFWALYCVCTELVNRIADRREDEVNRLERTALCLALGWRRVGVLAVAGWSALIVADIAWLIREPGTPLLFMLVYAAVISLSYSWGPRLKQRPILGQLTLTMPLVMPYLTGIALSDDWRLMAAPGLPGAAMLMVLALGLVGIKDITDVEGDRLIGYRSLWVRLAEANRRWMGLSAAAPLIPLTVLALAGWLPARTLTLWLLVPLSWATIAVAARAVGTPVTYAAREVMHCHLALCLAATLAVTVFTPLAVTCAGLGLLFWLAASRYAHWGPSLSRNDVADWLRLLGGVRKSKTQEA from the coding sequence ATGGGGCGTGCGGTGAAAATCCTGTTGCAGATCGGCAGCATTCGCTTTACCGCTTATTATTGGGTGACATTCCTGCTGGGTCTCGGCGTCGTCGGCGAACTGTCGGTGAGAGCGGCCGCGCTGGCTTTTCCGTTTTGGGCGCTTTATTGCGTGTGCACCGAACTGGTGAACCGGATCGCCGATCGCCGCGAGGACGAAGTGAACCGGCTGGAGCGCACGGCATTGTGCCTGGCCTTGGGCTGGCGCCGGGTCGGCGTGCTCGCCGTCGCGGGCTGGTCGGCGCTCATCGTGGCCGATATCGCTTGGCTCATCAGGGAACCGGGCACCCCGTTGCTGTTCATGCTGGTGTACGCCGCCGTGATCAGCCTGTCCTACTCGTGGGGTCCCCGGCTGAAGCAGCGCCCGATACTGGGCCAGCTCACCCTGACCATGCCGCTGGTGATGCCTTATCTCACCGGCATAGCGCTCTCGGATGACTGGCGGCTGATGGCCGCGCCCGGACTGCCCGGCGCGGCGATGCTCATGGTGCTCGCGCTCGGCCTGGTCGGTATCAAGGACATCACCGACGTCGAGGGTGACCGGCTGATCGGCTACCGCAGCCTGTGGGTTCGCCTCGCCGAGGCGAATCGCCGGTGGATGGGCCTGTCGGCGGCGGCGCCGTTGATCCCGCTGACCGTGCTGGCGCTGGCGGGCTGGCTCCCGGCGCGAACACTCACGCTGTGGCTGCTGGTCCCGTTGTCGTGGGCGACGATCGCCGTGGCCGCCCGCGCGGTGGGCACCCCGGTCACCTACGCCGCGCGCGAGGTCATGCACTGCCATCTGGCGCTGTGCCTGGCGGCCACGCTGGCCGTGACCGTGTTCACCCCGCTCGCGGTGACCTGCGCCGGGCTCGGGCTCCTGTTCTGGCTGGCCGCTTCGCGGTACGCGCACTGGGGCCCGTCACTGAGCCGGAACGACGTCGCCGACTGGCTCCGGCTGCTCGGCGGCGTGCGGAAATCGAAGACACAGGAGGCTTGA
- a CDS encoding acyl carrier protein yields the protein MDLESTRGQVRGIALEILELDAAELPADADFYEVGGDSLALLELITKVEKEFGVRFDDEVANSLRSVEDIVRELHAAA from the coding sequence ATGGATCTCGAATCGACACGGGGACAGGTGCGCGGGATCGCGCTGGAGATCCTGGAGCTCGACGCGGCGGAACTGCCCGCCGACGCCGACTTCTACGAGGTCGGCGGTGACTCGCTGGCGTTGCTGGAGCTGATCACGAAGGTGGAGAAGGAGTTCGGCGTCCGCTTCGACGACGAGGTCGCCAACAGCCTGCGGTCGGTCGAGGACATCGTGCGGGAACTCCATGCCGCTGCGTGA
- a CDS encoding beta-ketoacyl synthase, whose product MPLREPLPSDVVVTGCGVVSPVGVGTTAFGAAITSGVVGTREVRRFPTDGYGTHRAGEVLDLPLDEDLPRSVGYVLTAAGEALRQAGLDPSAARVGLALGTVMGTRPHFEELIRRGGDLDGDANWASPHALTTVPAGRLGLRGPRTVLCTGCSAGNDALASAAEAIRSGAADAMLAGGADELSETVFAMFTSLRALAADAVRPFDRNRGGLMPAEGAGLLVLESRASARKRGVPILAEVLAGASASDAHHMTAPHPDGAGLRRCATAVLERSGTPAAEVGYVSAHGTGTPANDALESKVLADVFAGPRRPAVSSIKGMLGHAQGAASAIESVACVLALNNGLLPGNPTLTEPDPACEGVDLIQGDKREAEIRYALNVAHGFGGTVSAVLFGAA is encoded by the coding sequence ATGCCGCTGCGTGAACCACTGCCGTCCGACGTGGTGGTCACCGGCTGCGGCGTGGTCTCCCCCGTCGGCGTCGGCACCACGGCGTTCGGCGCCGCGATCACCTCGGGTGTCGTCGGCACCCGCGAGGTGCGGCGGTTCCCGACCGACGGCTACGGCACCCACCGCGCGGGCGAGGTGCTCGATCTCCCGCTGGACGAGGACCTGCCGCGGTCGGTGGGCTACGTGCTGACGGCGGCCGGTGAAGCGCTCCGGCAAGCGGGACTCGATCCGTCCGCCGCCAGGGTCGGCTTGGCGCTCGGCACGGTCATGGGCACCCGCCCGCACTTCGAAGAGCTGATCCGGCGTGGCGGTGACCTCGACGGCGACGCGAACTGGGCGTCGCCACACGCGCTGACCACCGTCCCGGCCGGGCGGCTGGGTCTGCGCGGGCCGAGGACCGTGCTCTGCACCGGATGTTCCGCGGGCAACGACGCGCTCGCGTCGGCGGCCGAGGCGATCCGGTCGGGTGCGGCCGACGCGATGCTCGCGGGTGGCGCTGACGAGTTGTCCGAGACCGTGTTCGCGATGTTCACCAGCCTGCGCGCGCTCGCCGCCGACGCGGTGCGGCCGTTCGACCGGAACCGCGGCGGCCTCATGCCTGCCGAAGGCGCAGGCCTGCTGGTGCTGGAAAGCCGCGCGTCCGCAAGGAAACGCGGTGTTCCGATACTCGCCGAAGTGCTCGCGGGCGCGTCGGCCTCCGACGCGCATCACATGACCGCGCCGCACCCCGACGGCGCCGGACTCCGGCGATGCGCGACAGCGGTGCTGGAGCGCTCGGGCACGCCCGCGGCCGAGGTCGGCTACGTCAGCGCGCACGGCACCGGCACCCCGGCGAACGACGCGCTGGAGTCCAAGGTGCTCGCCGACGTGTTCGCCGGGCCGAGGCGGCCTGCCGTCTCCTCGATCAAGGGAATGCTCGGACACGCCCAGGGCGCGGCCAGCGCGATCGAGTCGGTGGCCTGCGTGCTGGCGCTCAACAACGGCCTGCTGCCGGGGAATCCGACGCTGACCGAGCCAGATCCGGCCTGCGAGGGCGTCGATCTCATCCAGGGTGACAAACGGGAGGCCGAGATCAGGTACGCGCTGAATGTGGCGCACGGATTCGGCGGCACGGTGTCGGCTGTCCTTTTTGGAGCGGCATGA
- a CDS encoding beta-ketoacyl synthase N-terminal-like domain-containing protein, which produces MNREVAISGLGAVTAAGTTPDELFDALLARRSFYRDDFAGLAAYSVPPPVAEVLGTKGVRTLPRDVRMFLCAALPAAAGLETVARDRIGVVCATLDAGLGEYASVFRATREEGRVGANPALAPYTGFNAVTAATTIRLGALGPGLTLSSGPAAGLEALITGAGMVADGTADAVLAGGVDVLTGDHPKTSGPMVPGEAAAALALTPAGPDSDVVVAATGAATALPGTDLRDAVREAIAQTGASAGAVLVTGDPAVSDALGPVPVSAITGTTGSARGADGALLALTGVLAVRRGIAPTGSPLREPSVLCLAAEPDGRVFAVLLRGAR; this is translated from the coding sequence ATGAACCGGGAAGTGGCGATTTCGGGGCTGGGCGCGGTGACCGCCGCCGGAACGACGCCCGACGAGCTGTTCGACGCCTTGCTGGCACGGCGGTCCTTCTACCGTGACGATTTCGCCGGCTTGGCCGCCTACTCGGTCCCGCCGCCGGTCGCCGAAGTGCTCGGCACCAAGGGTGTGCGGACACTGCCGCGCGACGTGCGGATGTTCCTGTGCGCCGCGCTGCCCGCGGCCGCCGGGCTCGAAACCGTTGCCCGTGACCGGATCGGCGTCGTCTGCGCAACGCTGGACGCCGGACTCGGCGAATACGCGAGCGTCTTCCGCGCGACCCGCGAGGAAGGCCGCGTCGGCGCGAACCCGGCGCTCGCGCCGTACACCGGGTTCAACGCGGTCACCGCGGCCACCACGATCCGGCTCGGCGCGCTCGGCCCCGGCCTCACGCTCTCGTCCGGCCCGGCGGCCGGGCTCGAAGCGCTCATCACCGGGGCCGGGATGGTCGCTGACGGCACCGCCGACGCGGTGCTCGCGGGCGGCGTCGACGTGCTCACCGGCGACCACCCCAAGACCAGCGGGCCCATGGTGCCCGGCGAGGCAGCGGCCGCACTCGCGCTCACCCCGGCAGGCCCGGACAGCGACGTCGTCGTCGCCGCGACCGGCGCGGCGACCGCGCTACCCGGGACCGATTTACGGGACGCCGTAAGGGAAGCGATCGCCCAAACCGGCGCCTCAGCCGGTGCGGTCCTCGTGACCGGCGATCCGGCCGTCTCCGACGCGCTCGGGCCGGTCCCCGTCTCGGCCATCACGGGCACGACCGGGAGCGCCCGAGGCGCGGATGGAGCGCTGCTGGCGTTGACGGGCGTGCTCGCGGTGCGCCGCGGGATCGCGCCGACCGGGTCGCCGCTGCGCGAACCTTCCGTGCTGTGCCTGGCCGCCGAGCCGGACGGGCGCGTCTTCGCCGTGCTGCTGCGGGGAGCCCGATGA
- a CDS encoding AMP-binding protein, protein MNAVTWYLDRHSAEGRAATPCLHYEGREVSYGELLELSQRAAGLLRGAGVGEGDRVLIAMDDSPVTVACVFGALRLGAIAVAANPKLDRAELRNLAERAGVRAMFLANELPGETVWLSGPELDAALAEAEPVLDVAEVGPDAPALIQFTSGSTGTPKGVVHRHSGLLALPRTTGARFGLTPADRCFSTPKLSFGYGFGNSVLLPFAAGASSVLLERPADPYAVAHALRTARPTMFFSVPALYAALLSTPDRLDFSGVRCCVVGGEGLHARLVERWREVTGHDLVNALGSTECLHIVLASRPGRADLGDPVPGVEVKVLGESEGEAYVRGPLTASHYWNAPAETADVFRDGWVRTGDVLRREQDAWHYVGRTDDIVNVGGFKVVPSHVEARLLEHESVGSCAVVGTSAGEFALSTVVAYVVPAGEHADLERALRRHARARLAPPERPARYLFTDRLPTTVTGKVSRFRLRELANSVEGQR, encoded by the coding sequence ATGAACGCCGTGACCTGGTACCTCGACCGCCACAGCGCCGAGGGCCGTGCCGCGACGCCATGCCTGCACTACGAAGGCCGCGAGGTCAGCTACGGCGAGCTGCTGGAGCTTTCCCAGCGTGCCGCCGGGCTGCTGCGCGGCGCCGGAGTCGGCGAGGGCGACCGCGTCCTCATCGCGATGGACGACAGCCCGGTGACCGTCGCCTGCGTCTTCGGTGCCCTGCGGCTGGGCGCGATCGCGGTAGCGGCGAACCCGAAACTCGACCGGGCCGAACTGCGGAACCTGGCCGAACGCGCCGGCGTCCGCGCGATGTTCCTCGCGAACGAACTGCCGGGCGAGACCGTCTGGCTGAGCGGTCCCGAGCTGGACGCGGCGCTGGCCGAAGCAGAGCCTGTGCTCGATGTGGCCGAGGTCGGACCGGACGCGCCTGCGTTGATCCAGTTCACCTCGGGCAGCACGGGCACCCCGAAAGGCGTGGTGCACCGGCATTCCGGGCTGCTGGCGCTGCCGCGCACCACCGGCGCGCGGTTCGGGCTGACCCCGGCCGACCGGTGTTTTTCCACGCCCAAACTGTCCTTCGGCTACGGCTTCGGCAACTCGGTGCTCCTGCCGTTCGCCGCGGGCGCGAGCAGTGTCCTGCTGGAACGGCCAGCCGACCCGTACGCGGTCGCGCACGCGCTGCGCACCGCGCGGCCGACGATGTTCTTTTCGGTCCCCGCGCTGTACGCGGCGTTGCTCAGCACTCCGGACCGGCTCGACTTCAGCGGTGTGCGGTGCTGCGTCGTCGGCGGCGAGGGCCTGCACGCCCGGCTCGTCGAACGGTGGCGTGAGGTCACCGGGCACGACCTGGTCAACGCGCTCGGGTCGACCGAATGCCTGCACATCGTGCTCGCCTCCCGGCCGGGGCGCGCCGACCTCGGCGATCCCGTGCCGGGCGTCGAGGTGAAGGTACTCGGCGAGAGCGAAGGCGAGGCCTATGTGCGCGGCCCGCTGACCGCGTCGCACTACTGGAACGCGCCGGCCGAGACCGCCGACGTCTTCCGCGACGGCTGGGTGCGCACCGGCGACGTGCTGCGCCGTGAGCAGGACGCGTGGCACTACGTCGGCCGTACCGACGACATCGTGAACGTCGGCGGGTTCAAGGTCGTCCCGTCCCATGTCGAAGCCCGGCTGCTGGAGCACGAGTCGGTCGGCTCGTGCGCGGTCGTCGGCACCTCGGCGGGCGAGTTCGCACTGTCCACTGTGGTCGCCTACGTCGTGCCGGCCGGCGAGCACGCCGACCTGGAACGGGCGCTGCGCAGGCACGCCCGCGCGCGGCTGGCGCCACCGGAACGACCGGCCCGCTACCTGTTCACCGACCGGCTGCCGACCACGGTCACCGGCAAGGTCTCCCGATTCCGCCTGCGCGAACTCGCGAACTCTGTGGAAGGACAACGATGA
- a CDS encoding cytochrome P450: protein MNNPIRTAEDPAVYFDPLGETFREDPFELYRRLLEEAPVHRGAMGAWFVTRYADVATLLRDGRLGKEFTQSSFFDELEAVTLQPRFLERAPEDPDKPFLLCDPPFHTRQRALLTQAFSPAVARGMQAEIERIVTQLLDEAERKPDFDVVADLGDPLPLMLLASLFGVPAEEYDEYAKLATTPAGALDVLQDQSPEAVAQRREELEALQRYFLKLIERRRAEPGDDLVTRLLNAAVEGDKLTDGEVVCACIVLIVAAYGATKCFAANAFLMFARYPDQYDRLREHPELAESAVDEVSRFEPPVHAVGREATARIELDGHVIEPGDTVMPLIAAANRDPEKFENPDVFDIGRANHKAQMGFGVGVHYCPGTVLSKPAGAALFRELAKRYRRIRLADAPLEYKPGFGLRGPERLHVVFES from the coding sequence ATGAACAACCCGATCCGGACCGCCGAAGACCCGGCGGTCTACTTCGACCCGCTCGGCGAGACGTTCCGCGAGGACCCGTTCGAGCTCTACCGGCGCCTGCTGGAGGAGGCGCCGGTGCACCGCGGCGCGATGGGCGCCTGGTTCGTCACGCGCTACGCGGACGTCGCGACCCTGCTGCGTGACGGCAGGCTCGGCAAGGAGTTCACCCAGTCGTCGTTCTTCGACGAGCTGGAGGCGGTCACCCTGCAGCCGCGGTTCCTCGAGCGCGCGCCGGAGGACCCCGACAAGCCGTTCCTGCTGTGCGACCCGCCGTTCCACACCCGCCAGCGCGCGCTGCTCACCCAGGCGTTCAGCCCGGCGGTGGCGCGCGGCATGCAGGCCGAGATCGAGCGCATCGTCACCCAGCTGCTGGACGAGGCCGAGCGCAAGCCCGACTTCGACGTCGTCGCCGACCTCGGCGACCCGTTGCCGCTCATGCTGCTGGCGAGCCTGTTCGGTGTGCCCGCCGAGGAATACGACGAATACGCCAAGCTGGCGACCACCCCGGCCGGGGCGCTCGACGTGCTGCAGGACCAGTCTCCGGAAGCGGTCGCGCAGCGACGCGAGGAGCTTGAGGCGTTGCAGCGGTACTTCCTCAAGCTGATCGAGCGCCGGCGTGCCGAGCCGGGCGACGACCTGGTCACCCGGCTGCTGAACGCCGCTGTCGAGGGCGACAAGCTCACCGATGGCGAGGTCGTCTGCGCCTGCATCGTGCTGATCGTCGCGGCCTACGGTGCGACGAAATGCTTCGCCGCCAACGCTTTCCTGATGTTCGCGCGCTACCCGGACCAGTACGACCGGCTGCGCGAGCACCCGGAGCTGGCCGAGTCCGCCGTCGACGAGGTCTCCCGCTTCGAGCCCCCGGTGCACGCCGTCGGCCGCGAAGCCACCGCGCGCATCGAGCTCGACGGCCACGTGATCGAGCCAGGCGACACGGTCATGCCGCTGATCGCGGCCGCCAACCGCGACCCGGAGAAGTTCGAGAACCCCGACGTGTTCGACATCGGCCGCGCCAACCACAAGGCCCAGATGGGCTTCGGCGTCGGCGTCCACTACTGCCCCGGCACCGTCCTGTCGAAGCCGGCGGGCGCGGCCTTGTTCCGCGAGCTGGCCAAGCGCTACCGGCGCATCCGCCTCGCGGACGCGCCGCTGGAGTACAAGCCGGGCTTCGGCCTGCGCGGCCCCGAGCGCCTGCACGTGGTTTTCGAGTCCTGA
- a CDS encoding metallophosphoesterase, giving the protein MPSLFATSDLHVTHEGNAPLVDQVIPDSPDDWLLVAGDVAERVDIVVDVLRTLRGRFAKVAWVPGNHELWTTQKDTCQLRGQARYEHLVERCREIDVVTPEDDYLVWEHGHRPLTIAPLFLLYDYSWRTKAARDVSLEEALGQAREAGVVCTDEYFLHPDPFPSRQAWCAERLKLSTERLDAIPEDHGTILMSHWPLHRHPTEPLYWPEFAMWCGTTETEDWHVRYRAELAVYGHLHIPRTTHADGVRFEEVSLGYPREWSKRARGAVPIRRLL; this is encoded by the coding sequence GTGCCGAGCTTGTTCGCGACCAGCGATCTCCATGTGACCCACGAGGGCAATGCCCCGTTGGTCGACCAGGTCATCCCGGATTCCCCCGACGACTGGCTGCTCGTCGCCGGCGACGTGGCCGAGCGGGTCGATATCGTCGTCGATGTGCTGCGCACACTGCGCGGCCGCTTCGCGAAGGTCGCGTGGGTACCCGGCAACCACGAGCTCTGGACCACTCAGAAGGACACCTGCCAGCTGCGCGGCCAGGCCCGCTACGAACACCTCGTGGAGCGCTGCCGCGAGATCGACGTCGTCACGCCCGAGGACGACTACCTGGTCTGGGAACACGGCCACCGCCCGTTGACGATCGCGCCGCTCTTCCTGCTTTACGACTACAGCTGGCGCACGAAAGCGGCACGCGACGTCTCGCTGGAGGAGGCGCTCGGGCAGGCGCGCGAGGCCGGCGTGGTGTGCACCGACGAGTACTTCCTGCACCCTGACCCGTTCCCGAGCAGGCAGGCGTGGTGCGCCGAGCGCCTCAAGCTCAGCACCGAGCGGCTCGACGCGATCCCCGAAGACCACGGCACGATCCTGATGTCGCACTGGCCGTTGCACCGCCACCCGACCGAGCCGCTCTACTGGCCCGAGTTCGCGATGTGGTGCGGCACGACCGAGACCGAGGACTGGCACGTCCGCTACCGCGCGGAACTGGCGGTGTACGGCCACCTGCACATCCCGCGCACGACGCACGCCGACGGCGTCCGCTTCGAAGAGGTCTCGCTCGGCTACCCGCGCGAGTGGAGCAAGCGCGCACGCGGCGCCGTGCCCATCCGCCGCCTGCTCTGA
- a CDS encoding MFS transporter — protein MTGPLREPAFARLWTAAFFSESAEWMLQVALPIHLYRLTGSAASTAASIALGLLPALLLSPVAGVLADRADRRRLLCLVCAGQAVVALPLLLADGQAVVYLVVAGQAALASLFEPARSALVPDLVGPDRVTAANGLMSVNGNVARLAGGWLGGLVLGTAGLGWVVAAYAGTLVIAFAVLLKPFHAVRATASEREPVIRAWVAGLAAIRDSRRLRVASVWVVLSSLAQGMFLVEFVLFVLTVLGRGEAETGLLRGVQAIGGLVAGVLVATAAKRVAPEKLLGWGSLALSVVTLLIWNGPQLTTALGVYIGLFAIVGGPGVFAGTGLLTVIQTETPPSQVGRVLSTAFAAMAGCTALGSLAAGALVDVVGLTALLNAQALLHLAGAVVVLTGLVRKAVLQPV, from the coding sequence ATGACCGGGCCGCTGCGGGAACCCGCGTTCGCCAGGCTGTGGACCGCGGCGTTCTTCTCCGAGTCCGCCGAATGGATGCTGCAGGTCGCGCTGCCGATCCACCTCTACCGCCTGACCGGGTCCGCGGCGTCGACGGCCGCGAGCATCGCGCTCGGTCTGCTGCCCGCGCTGCTGCTCAGCCCGGTCGCCGGCGTGCTCGCCGACCGCGCCGACCGGCGACGGCTCCTGTGCCTCGTGTGCGCGGGACAGGCCGTCGTCGCGTTGCCGCTGCTGCTCGCGGACGGCCAAGCCGTCGTCTACCTGGTCGTCGCGGGGCAGGCGGCGCTCGCGTCGCTGTTCGAGCCCGCGCGGTCGGCGCTGGTGCCGGATCTCGTCGGGCCCGACCGGGTCACCGCCGCCAACGGCCTGATGAGCGTCAACGGCAACGTCGCCCGGCTCGCCGGCGGCTGGCTCGGCGGGCTGGTGCTGGGCACGGCCGGTCTCGGCTGGGTCGTCGCCGCTTACGCCGGGACGCTCGTGATCGCGTTCGCGGTGCTGCTCAAGCCGTTCCACGCGGTGCGCGCGACGGCGTCCGAACGGGAGCCTGTGATCCGGGCGTGGGTGGCCGGGCTCGCCGCGATCCGCGACAGCCGCCGGCTGCGGGTGGCGAGCGTGTGGGTCGTGCTCTCGTCGCTGGCGCAGGGGATGTTCCTGGTCGAGTTCGTGCTGTTCGTGCTCACCGTGCTCGGCCGCGGCGAGGCGGAAACCGGGCTGCTCCGCGGCGTGCAGGCGATCGGGGGACTGGTCGCGGGCGTGCTCGTCGCGACGGCCGCGAAACGCGTCGCGCCCGAGAAACTGCTCGGCTGGGGTTCGCTCGCGCTGAGCGTGGTGACGTTGCTGATCTGGAACGGCCCGCAGCTGACCACCGCGCTCGGTGTCTACATCGGACTGTTCGCGATCGTCGGCGGACCAGGCGTTTTCGCGGGCACCGGCCTGCTGACGGTGATCCAGACGGAGACACCGCCGTCCCAGGTCGGGCGGGTGCTGAGCACGGCGTTCGCGGCCATGGCGGGCTGCACGGCGCTCGGCTCGCTCGCCGCTGGCGCGCTGGTGGACGTCGTCGGGCTGACCGCGCTGCTCAACGCGCAGGCGTTGCTGCATCTGGCGGGCGCGGTGGTCGTGCTGACCGGGCTTGTGCGGAAGGCGGTACTCCAGCCGGTCTAG
- a CDS encoding ArsR/SmtB family transcription factor encodes MTELPPRERVGDAALLRALAHPLRAALLDYLGAVGPRTASECGEAVDSSASNCSWHLRQLAAFGLVERVDAEDGRERPWRAKHVGLELEDNLDPAALGVAAAMLGQDQQLTQRFLDTRDQLEPEWQAAAGFNFYALRVTPSELTALVGQIDALLRPYVAPIRQDAPDDARPVHVGLRAVPRVEADGKPSR; translated from the coding sequence ATGACCGAGCTGCCACCGCGCGAACGAGTAGGGGACGCCGCGCTGCTGCGGGCGCTGGCGCACCCGTTGCGGGCCGCGCTGCTCGATTACCTGGGCGCCGTCGGCCCGCGCACGGCGAGCGAGTGCGGTGAGGCCGTCGACTCGTCGGCGTCGAACTGCAGCTGGCATCTGCGTCAGCTCGCCGCGTTCGGCCTGGTCGAGCGCGTGGACGCCGAGGACGGCAGGGAACGTCCCTGGCGCGCCAAGCACGTCGGGCTGGAACTCGAAGACAACCTGGACCCCGCCGCGCTCGGCGTGGCCGCCGCGATGCTCGGGCAGGACCAGCAGCTCACCCAACGGTTTCTCGACACCCGTGACCAGCTCGAACCCGAGTGGCAGGCGGCCGCGGGCTTCAACTTCTACGCGCTGCGCGTGACGCCCTCGGAGTTGACCGCGCTGGTCGGTCAGATCGACGCGCTGCTGCGTCCTTATGTCGCGCCGATCCGCCAGGACGCGCCCGACGACGCCCGGCCGGTGCACGTCGGCCTGCGCGCGGTGCCGCGCGTCGAGGCGGACGGGAAGCCGTCGCGATGA